From Candidatus Omnitrophota bacterium, one genomic window encodes:
- a CDS encoding lysophospholipid acyltransferase family protein: MIQYYLYRFGQFCVRCLPISLSYKIAIFMSDVHYYLCSRDRRIVKNNLKLILSSEEKLSYFAREVFRNFGKYLIDFFKIERKLSDQYVSDHITIKNIDRLTEVLKNQKGAILLTAHMGNWELGGCVISKLGYPPIAVALPHKERSVNDLFNEQRAIEGMTIVPNNVAIRECIKGLRQNRIVALLADRDFKSNGEVVDFFGKKTIFPRGPAAFSLKTGAPIIPAFLVREKNDCFTLFFEEPIFPSKNGHSKTEQSDMIKKYVSVIESKIRAYPTQWFMFQRFWVE, from the coding sequence ATTGCCATCTTTATGTCTGACGTGCATTATTATCTTTGTTCCCGAGATCGTCGTATTGTTAAGAATAATTTGAAACTAATTCTTTCTTCAGAAGAGAAGCTATCGTATTTTGCGAGGGAGGTTTTTCGTAATTTTGGAAAATACCTTATTGATTTCTTTAAAATTGAAAGAAAGTTAAGCGACCAATATGTGAGCGACCACATTACTATTAAAAATATTGATCGTTTAACAGAAGTTTTAAAGAATCAAAAGGGTGCGATCCTTTTAACTGCGCATATGGGTAACTGGGAGCTTGGGGGATGCGTGATTAGTAAATTAGGGTATCCGCCGATCGCAGTTGCATTGCCGCACAAGGAAAGATCTGTTAATGATTTATTTAATGAGCAGCGCGCGATTGAAGGAATGACCATTGTTCCTAATAATGTTGCAATTCGAGAATGCATTAAAGGGTTGCGGCAAAACCGAATAGTAGCGCTCTTGGCAGATCGTGATTTTAAATCAAATGGTGAAGTTGTTGATTTTTTTGGTAAAAAAACAATTTTTCCGAGAGGACCAGCTGCTTTTTCGCTTAAAACAGGGGCGCCGATTATTCCCGCATTCTTAGTTAGAGAGAAAAACGATTGTTTTACATTATTTTTTGAAGAGCCAATTTTCCCATCGAAAAACGGGCATTCTAAAACAGAGCAATCCGACATGATCAAGAAATATGTTTCAGTTATTGAAAGCAAGATACGTGCGTATCCAACACAATGGTTTATGTTTCAGAGGTTCTGGGTCGAATGA
- a CDS encoding glycosyltransferase family 2 protein, whose protein sequence is MRICVVIPVHDEAATIGNLVQEIRCKSLDVVVIDDGSADDSGKIAEEKGAVIIHHCEKLGKGVSLRDGFAYAVDNGYDGVVAMDGDGQHAVCEIDSFIQIAKQHSESIVSGSRMKNCDNMPLIRRLTNQAMSSLISAICRQKVPDSQCGFRYISTKILKVIKLSSSDFEIETEVLIKASRKGFKIYSIPVQSIYRNELSKINPFIDTIRFFIFIIKQVWCL, encoded by the coding sequence ATGAGAATCTGTGTTGTAATCCCAGTTCATGATGAGGCAGCAACGATTGGTAATTTAGTTCAAGAAATTCGTTGTAAGAGTTTAGATGTTGTTGTCATTGATGATGGATCGGCTGATGATTCTGGAAAAATCGCTGAAGAAAAGGGTGCCGTGATTATTCATCATTGTGAAAAATTAGGCAAAGGCGTTTCTTTGCGTGATGGATTTGCTTATGCCGTTGATAATGGGTACGATGGTGTTGTGGCTATGGATGGAGATGGTCAGCATGCGGTTTGTGAAATTGATAGTTTTATTCAAATAGCAAAACAACATTCAGAAAGCATTGTTTCTGGAAGCCGAATGAAAAATTGCGACAATATGCCGCTTATCCGACGCTTAACGAATCAAGCGATGTCGTCACTAATATCTGCAATATGTCGGCAAAAAGTTCCAGATTCGCAATGTGGCTTTAGGTATATTAGTACAAAAATTTTGAAGGTGATCAAACTTTCGTCATCAGATTTCGAAATTGAGACGGAGGTCTTGATTAAAGCTAGTCGTAAAGGATTCAAAATTTATTCAATTCCTGTTCAAAGCATTTATCGAAATGAGTTAAGCAAGATCAACCCTTTCATTGACACAATTCGTTTTTTTATTTTTATCATAAAACAAGTTTGGTGTTTGTAA
- a CDS encoding DUF1844 domain-containing protein, with protein MEKNQETNDQVKIDFLSYVSSLGFQAMIFLGEIESPVTKKKETNLLQAKFIIDTLVMLRDKTKGNLEPQEDNLLNVSIYELQMKYVDQTAPKTEIT; from the coding sequence ATGGAAAAGAACCAAGAGACAAATGATCAGGTAAAAATAGATTTCTTATCATATGTTTCAAGCTTAGGGTTTCAGGCTATGATATTTTTAGGAGAAATCGAGAGCCCTGTGACTAAAAAGAAGGAAACAAATCTTTTACAAGCTAAATTTATTATTGATACCTTGGTCATGTTGCGAGACAAAACAAAAGGAAATTTAGAGCCGCAAGAAGACAACTTGCTTAATGTTTCTATTTATGAGCTTCAGATGAAGTATGTTGATCAAACAGCACCGAAAACGGAAATAACATAG
- the aroQ gene encoding type II 3-dehydroquinate dehydratase encodes MNKILVIHGPNLDLLGTRETDIYGKTSLLDINAMLEKSAKESGVSLEYIQTNHEGQIVDAIGSAPKNGFDAILINPAAYTHTSIAIRDAVAAVDLPTVEVHLSNVYAREEFRQTSLISPVSTGQICGFGPHSYVLGLQAILPLLKK; translated from the coding sequence ATGAATAAAATTTTAGTTATTCATGGACCAAACCTTGATCTTTTAGGAACGAGAGAAACAGATATTTACGGCAAAACTTCACTTTTGGATATTAATGCGATGCTTGAAAAGAGTGCGAAAGAAAGTGGAGTAAGTCTGGAATATATACAAACGAACCATGAAGGGCAAATTGTTGATGCTATTGGTAGTGCTCCTAAAAATGGGTTTGATGCAATTTTGATTAATCCTGCTGCATATACGCATACAAGCATTGCTATTCGAGATGCTGTTGCTGCTGTTGATTTGCCAACTGTGGAAGTTCATTTATCTAATGTTTATGCTCGTGAAGAATTTCGGCAGACGTCGCTTATTTCTCCTGTTAGTACTGGGCAGATTTGTGGATTTGGTCCTCATAGTTATGTTCTGGGTCTTCAAGCAATCTTACCTTTGTTAAAGAAGTGA
- a CDS encoding Xaa-Pro peptidase family protein, protein MNLFRKNISVVLDKLDIDAFLVTKSVNIAYLTGFPCEDAWLLISSKKLFYITDARYTSELKKNLKKGIEIVEYSKSMFVSVFDLALQLRIKRLGFDDQHISVFSFQKLRKAMKRKVNLIPVDGLIEQIRMVKTRQEVRKIDKSIALNLKCYEYLKRIIRPGVTEQEILIKLERYVKSHNAEFSFRPIIASGPNSCFPHARITNREIRRGEPIVVDMGIDIDGYKSDLTRVFFLGKIPQSIRDVYHLVREAQRLAIQRIKPGVLIRDIDQQARNFLKENKIDKFFVHSLGHGVGLEVHEAPVISSKNLLELKAGMVFTVEPGVYFPGQFGIRIEDMVLVTSSGCRILSE, encoded by the coding sequence GTGAATTTATTCAGAAAAAATATAAGCGTTGTTTTAGACAAATTGGATATTGATGCTTTTCTTGTAACAAAAAGTGTTAATATTGCATATTTAACTGGTTTCCCTTGTGAAGATGCTTGGCTTTTGATTTCCTCGAAAAAATTATTTTATATTACAGATGCTCGCTATACTTCAGAACTTAAGAAGAACTTGAAAAAAGGTATTGAAATTGTTGAATATTCCAAATCAATGTTTGTTTCTGTTTTTGATTTAGCGTTGCAGTTAAGAATAAAACGGTTAGGGTTTGATGATCAGCATATTTCTGTTTTTTCTTTTCAAAAATTGCGTAAAGCAATGAAGCGAAAAGTTAATCTTATTCCAGTTGATGGATTAATTGAGCAGATTCGTATGGTTAAGACACGGCAAGAAGTCAGAAAGATCGATAAATCGATCGCGCTTAACTTAAAATGTTATGAATATCTCAAGAGAATTATACGTCCAGGGGTGACTGAGCAAGAGATTTTAATTAAACTTGAGCGTTATGTCAAAAGTCATAATGCTGAGTTTTCGTTTAGGCCGATTATTGCCTCTGGACCTAATTCTTGTTTTCCTCACGCCCGCATTACAAATCGAGAAATTCGACGAGGAGAACCTATTGTTGTTGATATGGGAATTGATATTGATGGTTACAAGTCTGACTTGACACGGGTGTTCTTTTTGGGTAAAATACCCCAATCTATAAGGGATGTTTATCATCTTGTGCGAGAAGCGCAGCGATTAGCAATTCAAAGAATTAAACCTGGTGTATTGATCCGCGATATTGATCAGCAGGCACGTAACTTTCTCAAAGAAAACAAGATAGACAAATTTTTTGTTCATTCTTTAGGCCACGGAGTAGGGCTAGAAGTTCATGAGGCTCCAGTAATATCTTCAAAGAATCTTTTAGAGCTGAAAGCGGGAATGGTTTTTACTGTAGAGCCAGGTGTTTATTTTCCTGGGCAATTTGGCATTCGGATTGAAGACATGGTTCTGGTAACATCTAGCGGATGTAGAATTTTAAGCGAATAA
- the efp gene encoding elongation factor P has translation MTITINQITSGMGLRVDDNIYVVIDYSHVKPGKGSAFVRVKLKNLKTGLVIERTFKSSEKLDDIFLEERTLQFLYRSGKSLHLMDQSTFEEQIISEDLLGDDIKYLQDNLNVTGHVYEGLVLKISLPNFIEAQVVETEPGLKGDSARAGTKPAKIDSGADILVPLFIGNEEWIKVDTRTGTYVERVKK, from the coding sequence GTGACAATAACGATAAATCAAATTACATCTGGCATGGGCTTAAGGGTTGATGACAATATTTACGTTGTTATTGATTATAGCCATGTTAAGCCAGGAAAAGGCAGTGCGTTTGTTCGCGTTAAATTAAAAAATCTTAAGACAGGACTTGTCATCGAGAGGACTTTTAAAAGTTCAGAAAAGCTCGATGATATTTTTTTAGAAGAACGAACATTGCAGTTTTTGTATCGCTCAGGTAAGAGTCTTCATTTGATGGATCAATCTACCTTTGAAGAGCAGATTATTTCTGAAGATTTATTGGGTGATGATATTAAGTATTTGCAGGACAATCTTAATGTGACTGGTCATGTTTATGAGGGTTTAGTTTTAAAAATTAGTTTACCAAATTTTATTGAAGCTCAAGTTGTTGAAACTGAGCCTGGCCTTAAAGGTGATTCTGCTCGTGCTGGAACTAAGCCAGCAAAAATTGATAGCGGTGCAGATATTTTAGTTCCGCTTTTTATTGGAAATGAAGAATGGATTAAAGTCGACACAAGAACGGGAACCTATGTTGAAAGGGTGAAGAAATGA
- the accB gene encoding acetyl-CoA carboxylase biotin carboxyl carrier protein has product MNLKEIKEIIKLMNENDLSQIELEREGSKIKINKGPTGAPVIVSNPVAEYRGAPAVGSGPAVEAVAAVSTVSGLKEVKAPMVGTFYRAPSPDAPPFVEVGQTVEIGQVLCILEAMKLMNEIKSEVRGKISEIKVENAEPVEFGTVMFLIEPV; this is encoded by the coding sequence ATGAATTTAAAAGAGATTAAAGAAATTATTAAGTTAATGAATGAAAATGATCTTTCTCAAATTGAGCTGGAGAGGGAAGGATCTAAGATTAAAATTAACAAAGGGCCAACAGGTGCGCCTGTTATTGTTTCAAATCCTGTTGCAGAATATAGAGGTGCTCCTGCGGTTGGTTCTGGGCCAGCGGTCGAGGCTGTTGCAGCGGTGTCTACAGTTTCGGGCTTGAAAGAAGTTAAAGCGCCAATGGTTGGAACATTTTATCGTGCGCCATCGCCAGATGCGCCGCCGTTTGTTGAGGTTGGACAAACTGTTGAAATTGGACAAGTTCTTTGTATTTTAGAGGCGATGAAGCTTATGAATGAAATCAAATCTGAAGTTCGAGGAAAAATTTCTGAAATTAAAGTTGAGAACGCTGAGCCAGTTGAATTTGGCACAGTTATGTTTCTCATTGAACCGGTTTAA
- the accC gene encoding acetyl-CoA carboxylase biotin carboxylase subunit, which produces MFSKILIANRGEIALRIIRACKELGVSTVAVYSEADRDSLHVRFADEAVCIGRAPSKESYLNIPAIISAAEIANVEAIHPGYGFLAENAHFAEICESCHITFIGPTPESMRMMGDKVSARNVMKKAGVPVTPGGNSIVKNKEEAMKLVKTIKYPVIIKATAGGGGKGMRVCHNDVTLVSSLTMAQTEAEASFGNPDVYIEKFITNPRHIEIQLLSDNYGNTIHLGERDCSIQRRHQKLLEEAPSPALSSKLRKKMGEMAVKGAKAVNYRGVGTVEFLLDEDGSFYFMEMNTRVQVEHPVTEMVTGVDIVKEQIRAAAGEKLKIKQEDVKISGAAIECRINAEDPDNNFMPCPGRIEELNLPGGPGVRVDTHIYPKYMISPFYDSMVAKLIVHGKTRAEAIKTLVRALDEFYIAPIKTTVNFHKRILQNPDFLKGTVSTNFLEKMAKTETDLHK; this is translated from the coding sequence ATGTTCTCAAAAATTTTAATTGCTAATCGAGGGGAAATTGCTCTTCGCATTATTCGTGCTTGCAAAGAGCTTGGGGTCAGCACCGTTGCTGTTTATTCTGAGGCAGATCGGGATTCTTTGCATGTCCGGTTTGCTGATGAAGCTGTTTGTATCGGAAGAGCCCCAAGCAAAGAAAGTTATTTAAATATTCCAGCTATTATTTCTGCTGCCGAGATAGCAAATGTTGAAGCTATTCATCCTGGATATGGATTTTTAGCAGAAAACGCACATTTTGCTGAGATTTGCGAATCATGCCACATTACTTTTATTGGGCCAACGCCTGAATCAATGCGTATGATGGGAGACAAAGTTTCTGCCCGAAATGTTATGAAAAAAGCGGGTGTGCCTGTCACTCCAGGTGGAAATTCTATTGTTAAGAATAAAGAAGAAGCCATGAAGCTTGTTAAAACAATTAAGTATCCTGTTATTATTAAAGCAACAGCAGGCGGTGGTGGCAAGGGGATGCGTGTATGTCATAACGACGTGACCCTCGTGAGTTCTTTAACTATGGCCCAAACAGAGGCTGAGGCAAGTTTTGGGAACCCAGATGTTTATATTGAGAAATTTATTACGAATCCTCGGCATATCGAAATTCAACTTTTATCAGATAATTATGGAAACACAATTCATCTTGGCGAGAGGGATTGCAGCATTCAAAGACGACATCAGAAGCTTTTAGAAGAGGCGCCTTCTCCAGCGTTAAGTAGTAAGTTGCGCAAGAAAATGGGAGAGATGGCTGTGAAGGGTGCAAAGGCTGTTAACTATCGGGGTGTTGGAACTGTAGAATTCTTGCTAGACGAAGATGGTTCTTTTTATTTCATGGAAATGAATACACGCGTCCAGGTTGAGCATCCCGTCACAGAGATGGTTACCGGTGTTGATATTGTAAAAGAACAGATTCGCGCTGCTGCTGGAGAAAAGCTTAAAATTAAACAGGAAGATGTTAAAATTTCTGGGGCTGCTATTGAATGCCGTATTAATGCTGAGGATCCTGATAATAATTTTATGCCATGTCCAGGAAGAATTGAAGAGCTTAATTTGCCCGGAGGTCCAGGCGTTCGCGTTGATACACATATTTATCCGAAATATATGATTAGTCCATTTTATGATTCGATGGTTGCAAAACTTATTGTCCACGGGAAAACAAGAGCAGAAGCTATTAAAACATTGGTTAGAGCGTTAGATGAATTTTATATTGCGCCAATTAAGACGACAGTTAATTTTCATAAAAGAATTCTTCAGAATCCAGATTTCTTAAAAGGAACCGTTTCTACAAATTTCTTAGAGAAAATGGCAAAGACAGAAACCGATTTACACAAATAA
- a CDS encoding Asp23/Gls24 family envelope stress response protein has protein sequence MKQDQQVDYGSIQIHKKVLADIVLSVVHEAEGIAVASESFMGGLLNIFRKRNYSGIIVTIDKDNEVSIEVRICVQYGVNIPDASRQLQDAIRDAIEKTTDINLKDVHINIQGIEGGA, from the coding sequence ATGAAACAAGATCAACAAGTTGACTATGGGTCTATTCAAATTCACAAAAAAGTTTTAGCTGATATTGTTTTGTCTGTTGTGCACGAGGCAGAAGGAATTGCTGTTGCTTCAGAAAGCTTTATGGGAGGTCTTTTAAATATTTTTCGTAAAAGAAATTATTCCGGAATCATTGTCACGATTGATAAGGATAACGAAGTTAGCATTGAGGTTCGAATTTGTGTTCAGTATGGTGTTAATATTCCAGACGCATCTCGTCAGCTTCAAGATGCTATCCGCGATGCGATTGAGAAAACAACAGATATTAACTTAAAAGATGTCCATATTAATATTCAGGGTATCGAAGGGGGGGCTTAA
- the amaP gene encoding alkaline shock response membrane anchor protein AmaP → MRVFTRLAMLFYSVIILFVGSLVVSFTTHTIALIEANDYLDAVYNDTNLCFVISVISVVVMFLSLLFARIIIGGQQKEKVIAFDNPSGRVSISLSALEDMIKRAVAKISEVKEIKPSILATKKGIEVTSRLVLKSDVSIPDMTARLQELIKGRVQDVLGIEENVSVKIHVTKIVPSSGKEQSRKSDEVEQKENLSVPFQGYRK, encoded by the coding sequence ATGAGAGTGTTTACTCGTCTTGCTATGTTGTTTTATAGTGTTATTATTTTGTTTGTTGGAAGTCTTGTTGTTTCATTTACAACACACACGATAGCACTGATAGAGGCTAATGACTATCTTGATGCTGTCTATAATGATACGAATTTATGTTTTGTGATTAGTGTTATTTCAGTGGTTGTTATGTTTTTAAGTCTTCTTTTTGCACGCATTATTATTGGTGGTCAGCAAAAGGAAAAAGTGATTGCGTTTGATAATCCTTCAGGACGCGTTAGCATTTCATTGAGTGCTTTAGAGGATATGATTAAGCGTGCAGTTGCTAAAATTTCTGAAGTTAAAGAAATTAAGCCAAGTATTTTGGCTACAAAAAAAGGTATCGAGGTTACGTCGCGACTGGTTTTAAAATCGGATGTGAGTATTCCAGATATGACAGCGCGGTTGCAGGAATTAATCAAGGGACGGGTTCAAGATGTTTTAGGTATTGAAGAAAATGTCAGTGTCAAGATTCATGTCACGAAAATTGTTCCTTCGTCTGGAAAAGAACAGAGCCGAAAAAGTGATGAAGTAGAACAGAAAGAGAATCTTTCCGTTCCTTTTCAGGGATATCGTAAATAG
- a CDS encoding ATP-dependent 6-phosphofructokinase, which yields MKKIGILTGGADCPGLNSVIRAIVRKGMQEGYVITGVKNGWLGLIDNDMKVLDLKQTSGILDRGGTLLGTSRINPLDNPEQIKKIEENYKRSGIDALIVVGGEVTLNVAVELYRRKVIKVIGVPKSIDNSLSGTDYAFGFDTAVNVATECIDRLHTTAESHHRIMVIEVMGRYTGWVALESGIAGGADIIMVPEILVDLEEVCESIQRRHQRGKTFSIIVVAEGAQCKDHPEFNESLGKKFRFGGVGEFIAKAIEKQTGYDTRVSVLGYIQRGGTPSAYDRVIGTRFGVHAVNLAKEEKFGQMVSLHHNVIQSVPIERAIEKRKTVNMEIYDMAKCFFAE from the coding sequence ATGAAAAAGATAGGCATTTTAACTGGCGGTGCTGATTGTCCAGGGTTAAATTCTGTTATCCGAGCTATTGTCCGAAAAGGAATGCAAGAAGGTTATGTGATCACTGGAGTTAAGAACGGATGGCTCGGACTTATCGACAATGACATGAAAGTATTGGATTTAAAGCAAACATCTGGCATTCTTGATCGGGGTGGAACGCTTCTTGGAACAAGTCGTATTAATCCATTAGATAATCCGGAACAAATAAAAAAGATTGAAGAAAACTATAAGCGCAGCGGAATTGATGCGCTTATTGTTGTTGGGGGCGAGGTGACCCTTAATGTCGCTGTTGAACTTTATCGAAGAAAAGTGATTAAAGTGATCGGCGTCCCAAAGTCTATTGATAATTCGTTATCCGGAACAGATTATGCTTTTGGGTTTGATACTGCTGTTAATGTTGCAACTGAATGCATTGATCGATTGCATACAACAGCAGAAAGCCATCATCGTATTATGGTTATTGAGGTTATGGGTCGATATACAGGCTGGGTAGCCCTTGAGTCTGGCATTGCAGGAGGTGCTGATATTATCATGGTTCCGGAAATACTTGTTGATCTCGAAGAGGTTTGCGAGTCTATTCAAAGGAGACATCAAAGAGGAAAGACGTTTAGCATTATTGTTGTTGCTGAGGGTGCACAGTGCAAAGATCATCCAGAGTTTAATGAGAGTTTAGGAAAGAAATTTCGATTTGGTGGCGTTGGTGAATTTATTGCAAAAGCCATTGAAAAACAAACAGGGTATGACACGCGCGTAAGTGTTTTGGGCTACATTCAGAGAGGCGGAACACCATCTGCGTATGATCGAGTTATTGGAACGCGTTTTGGAGTTCATGCGGTTAATTTGGCAAAAGAAGAAAAGTTTGGTCAGATGGTGAGTCTTCATCATAATGTGATTCAATCAGTTCCTATTGAACGTGCTATTGAGAAACGAAAAACAGTTAATATGGAAATTTATGATATGGCAAAATGTTTTTTTGCTGAATAA
- a CDS encoding D-sedoheptulose 7-phosphate isomerase encodes MKEIIRQIVSDSIAVKQKAVEDNIDTLVRAVDAIGKTLKKDGKIILFGNGGSAADSQHVAAEFIGRFQKERKSIPAIALTTDTSILTALANDYSFDVVFSRQLEGLGTSKDIAIGLSTSGNSKNVFEAIKTAKKIGMKTISLTGGTGGLIARASDISIIVSSKNTARVQESHICLAHVICELVERKFSKK; translated from the coding sequence ATGAAAGAAATAATCCGTCAAATTGTTTCAGATTCTATCGCGGTTAAACAAAAAGCAGTTGAAGATAATATTGATACGCTTGTTAGGGCGGTTGATGCTATTGGAAAAACGCTTAAAAAAGACGGGAAGATTATTTTGTTTGGAAACGGAGGGTCTGCGGCAGACAGCCAACACGTAGCAGCAGAGTTTATTGGACGGTTTCAGAAAGAACGAAAATCAATTCCTGCGATTGCTTTAACGACAGACACGTCTATTTTGACAGCGTTGGCTAATGATTATAGTTTTGATGTTGTTTTTTCGCGTCAGCTAGAGGGTCTAGGTACGTCTAAAGATATCGCAATCGGCTTGTCAACAAGCGGAAACTCTAAGAATGTTTTTGAGGCGATTAAGACGGCAAAGAAAATTGGAATGAAAACAATTTCATTGACCGGCGGAACTGGCGGGTTGATTGCTAGGGCGTCTGATATCAGTATTATTGTTTCATCAAAAAATACGGCGAGAGTGCAAGAATCTCACATTTGCTTGGCTCATGTTATTTGTGAGCTTGTCGAAAGAAAGTTTAGCAAGAAATGA